The following proteins are co-located in the Sporosarcina pasteurii genome:
- a CDS encoding MDR family MFS transporter, which yields MKLKETNRPLVLLSVMLAMFVSAVEATIVTTAMPVIASELGGFSRYSWIFSAYLLMSTVTVLVYGKLADMFGRKPILFIGMLLFLIGSILCGLATSMEQLIIFRLLQGLGAGAVMPIATTIIGDIYTTEERAKIQGYLSSVWGISAVLGPAIGGGIVYFLSWEYVFWVNVPLGILAMIGIGLFLQEPARDKHVSIDYKGAILLTSSLSLILYWLTEGGQSFARTSLLSLLLILTGTGLLLLFVRVEQKAENPMMPFSIWKNPVILYANLVSFTTGFILIAISTYLPTFVTGVMEQPAIIAGFTLTAMSIGWPIASSVAGHLLVRYGTFTVSFCGGLSLILGAILFALMNPSSGPLWAAIASFFVGVGMGLTSTAFVVTIQGAVPHNQRGSATAANMFMRNFGNTVGAAFFGAILNYSLINHFQKNSARFGLDDVNLLLTSESRHSISSEDVQLLQEALNLSIQWVYIGVVLFAIISTLLILRIPRGKELVKADE from the coding sequence ATGAAACTTAAAGAAACGAATCGTCCACTCGTGTTACTATCTGTCATGCTCGCTATGTTCGTAAGTGCTGTAGAAGCGACAATCGTAACGACTGCGATGCCAGTCATTGCATCAGAATTGGGCGGCTTTTCAAGATATAGTTGGATATTTTCTGCTTATTTACTAATGAGTACAGTGACAGTTCTCGTTTATGGAAAACTTGCGGATATGTTTGGAAGAAAACCGATCCTATTTATAGGGATGTTGCTATTTCTTATTGGATCCATTTTATGTGGACTAGCGACTTCTATGGAGCAATTAATTATATTTAGATTGTTACAAGGGCTGGGAGCTGGGGCTGTCATGCCAATAGCAACGACAATCATTGGCGATATTTATACAACTGAAGAAAGAGCAAAAATTCAAGGGTATTTATCGAGCGTTTGGGGAATTTCAGCGGTATTAGGTCCTGCAATCGGCGGTGGAATTGTTTATTTTTTAAGTTGGGAGTATGTATTCTGGGTCAATGTCCCGCTTGGAATTTTGGCGATGATTGGGATTGGGTTATTCCTTCAAGAACCAGCTAGGGATAAACACGTTTCCATTGACTATAAGGGTGCAATATTATTAACATCCTCCTTGTCACTTATCTTATATTGGCTTACAGAAGGTGGACAATCATTCGCAAGAACATCTCTTTTGAGTCTATTGCTAATCCTTACAGGAACTGGATTGCTTCTATTATTCGTTCGGGTAGAACAGAAAGCTGAAAATCCAATGATGCCTTTTTCAATTTGGAAAAACCCTGTCATTTTATACGCAAACCTTGTTTCATTTACGACGGGCTTTATCTTAATTGCAATCTCGACTTATTTGCCGACGTTTGTCACGGGCGTGATGGAGCAACCGGCAATTATTGCTGGCTTTACTTTAACAGCGATGTCGATTGGTTGGCCCATTGCCTCATCGGTCGCTGGGCATCTATTGGTTCGATATGGAACATTTACCGTATCTTTTTGTGGGGGGCTATCCCTTATACTAGGTGCTATTTTATTTGCTTTGATGAACCCTTCATCAGGACCACTATGGGCGGCCATCGCAAGCTTTTTTGTTGGTGTAGGTATGGGGTTGACGAGTACAGCATTCGTCGTGACGATACAAGGTGCGGTTCCTCACAATCAACGTGGATCCGCAACGGCTGCAAATATGTTTATGCGAAACTTTGGTAATACAGTGGGCGCTGCATTTTTTGGAGCGATATTAAACTATTCTTTAATAAATCATTTTCAGAAAAACAGTGCGCGCTTTGGATTAGATGATGTCAATTTATTACTAACAAGTGAATCCCGACATTCCATTTCAAGCGAAGATGTACAGTTACTACAAGAAGCACTTAATTTATCTATACAGTGGGTTTATATTGGTGTTGTATTATTTGCGATCATTAGTACTCTACTAATATTACGTATACCACGCGGAAAGGAACTAGTAAAAGCCGATGAATGA
- the cbpB gene encoding cyclic-di-AMP-binding protein CbpB, which produces MVSIMHKDFLFTPVVEYIIPAEKVAHVQVGNNAEHALLVLTKTGYSSIPVLDAKDRLKGLLSMRTVTDSILGLAHIEYERLPELKVDEIMRTEIHTIKTTDTFQRGLDYLIDHPFVCVVEEDGTFSGILTRRVILKQFKKYIYNVQ; this is translated from the coding sequence ATGGTTTCTATTATGCATAAAGATTTTTTGTTTACACCTGTTGTAGAATACATCATTCCCGCTGAAAAAGTGGCACATGTTCAGGTTGGTAATAATGCAGAGCATGCACTCCTCGTATTAACAAAGACCGGCTATTCATCGATACCTGTGCTAGATGCAAAGGATCGGTTGAAAGGCTTACTTAGTATGCGTACCGTGACGGACTCCATATTGGGATTAGCTCATATCGAATATGAACGATTACCTGAATTAAAAGTTGATGAAATAATGCGAACAGAAATTCATACGATTAAAACGACAGATACTTTTCAAAGGGGACTTGACTACTTAATTGATCATCCATTTGTTTGTGTAGTAGAAGAAGATGGGACCTTTTCTGGAATTTTGACGAGAAGAGTTATTTTAAAACAGTTTAAAAAGTATATATACAATGTACAATAA
- a CDS encoding ABC transporter ATP-binding protein produces MTTKPIIRFEQVTKKYNEETTILNNVSFEMERGKFYTLLGPSGCGKTTILRLIAGFIEPTEGAIYFNEKKINDIPANERKVNTVFQDYALFPHLNVFENIAFGLRIKKTKKAEIQERVQEALKFVNLEGYGSREISEMSGGQRQRVAIARAIVNDPDVILLDEPLSALDLKLRTEMQYELRELQQRLGKTFVFVTHDQEEALAMSDEIFVMNAGEIQQSGTPLDIYDEPINRFVADFIGESNIVSGKMLEDYFVQFTGKTFECVDQGLNPNEKVDIVIRPEDLELTTVDKGKLNVTVDTQLFRGVHYELSTYDNDGNEWLVHSTKKAEVGSQIGLDFDPEDIHVMRLNETEEEFDARLESYEVAANEQ; encoded by the coding sequence TTGACAACAAAACCAATTATTCGTTTTGAACAAGTGACGAAAAAATATAACGAGGAAACAACGATACTCAACAACGTTTCTTTTGAAATGGAACGTGGAAAATTTTATACATTACTCGGCCCATCTGGTTGTGGTAAAACAACCATTTTACGATTAATCGCCGGTTTTATTGAACCAACTGAAGGGGCTATCTATTTTAACGAGAAAAAAATTAATGATATTCCAGCCAATGAGCGAAAAGTTAATACAGTGTTCCAAGACTATGCGCTTTTTCCACATCTCAATGTATTTGAAAACATTGCTTTTGGACTTCGAATTAAAAAGACGAAAAAAGCCGAAATCCAAGAACGTGTGCAAGAAGCCCTTAAGTTTGTCAACTTAGAAGGCTATGGATCACGTGAAATTTCTGAGATGTCTGGTGGACAACGTCAGCGGGTAGCGATTGCGCGTGCAATCGTAAATGATCCAGATGTCATTTTATTAGATGAACCACTTTCTGCATTAGATTTGAAATTACGGACAGAAATGCAATATGAACTTCGTGAATTACAACAGCGTCTTGGCAAAACATTTGTATTTGTTACGCATGACCAAGAGGAAGCACTCGCGATGTCCGATGAAATATTCGTAATGAATGCAGGCGAAATTCAACAATCAGGAACGCCTCTCGATATTTACGATGAGCCAATTAATCGATTTGTTGCTGACTTTATTGGTGAGTCAAATATTGTATCTGGGAAGATGTTAGAGGACTATTTCGTCCAATTTACCGGTAAAACCTTTGAATGCGTTGACCAAGGCTTAAACCCAAATGAAAAAGTAGATATTGTCATTCGTCCGGAAGATTTGGAGTTAACAACGGTCGATAAAGGTAAGTTGAACGTTACTGTAGATACACAATTATTCCGTGGCGTTCATTATGAACTTTCCACTTATGACAATGACGGCAATGAATGGCTCGTTCATTCTACAAAAAAAGCTGAAGTTGGTAGTCAAATCGGATTGGATTTCGATCCGGAAGACATCCACGTGATGAGACTCAATGAAACAGAAGAAGAGTTTGACGCTCGCTTAGAGTCTTATGAGGTTGCTGCAAATGAACAATAA
- a CDS encoding EAL domain-containing protein yields MISCIVKANISVWKAFGYRQKDLEGVSLLSFVEDSHIEKLKENLAYGFSGISMEMEDIYFIHKNGSHLPIHLKTLPVVVEGSVTEIHLIVRDLSVHHDNHKKFLFLSYHDPLTGLYNRRALRENFEIGIHLEKLAFIHLGLDRFKLINDSIGKIGGDEMLKRIGERLKSICPENSQLYRNGGDEFIILLRKTTNEHTEKLAEKLLREFDKPFYYKHQEYFISVSIGISMYPKDGDTLGNLSHKSEQALSYVKDHGRGHFRFYEKEMDAIYLNEMVMESYLRRAIELNELKVYYQPQIDLRTGQISSFEALLRWNNKKFGFISPGQFIPIAEKSGIIHNIGEWVLDNVCRQLKEWQDKRYRKARIAVNISPKELKMEDFSKKVKQKIDAYGISPSLLEVEITENALANMEDTIQTLNNLKNIGVSISIDDFGTGYSSLSYLKRYPIDTIKIDRSFIQDIESDEKNKAIATTIINLAHNLGMDVIAEGVEKDLQASILLNANCQKAQGYLYSRAVSIDEINEKYFSKRT; encoded by the coding sequence ATGATAAGTTGTATAGTGAAAGCAAATATTTCGGTATGGAAAGCGTTTGGGTATCGCCAAAAGGATTTAGAAGGCGTTTCGTTGCTAAGTTTTGTTGAAGACAGTCATATAGAGAAATTAAAGGAAAATCTCGCTTATGGCTTCTCAGGCATTTCTATGGAGATGGAAGATATCTATTTTATTCATAAAAATGGAAGTCATTTACCTATACATTTAAAAACATTACCGGTTGTTGTAGAAGGTTCTGTAACAGAAATTCATTTAATTGTTCGTGATTTATCTGTACATCATGATAATCATAAAAAATTTCTCTTTTTATCGTATCATGACCCATTAACAGGACTGTATAATCGAAGGGCTTTACGTGAGAATTTCGAAATTGGCATACATCTAGAAAAATTAGCGTTTATCCATTTAGGCCTCGACCGATTTAAATTAATTAATGATTCAATTGGAAAAATCGGCGGGGATGAAATGTTAAAACGTATTGGCGAACGATTAAAAAGCATCTGTCCTGAAAACAGTCAACTATATCGTAATGGTGGCGATGAATTTATAATCCTGTTACGAAAAACTACAAATGAGCATACAGAAAAATTAGCTGAAAAATTACTTCGAGAATTTGATAAGCCATTTTATTACAAGCATCAGGAATATTTTATTTCTGTTTCTATCGGAATTTCCATGTACCCGAAAGATGGAGATACTTTAGGAAATCTTAGCCACAAATCCGAACAAGCATTGTCGTACGTTAAGGATCACGGTAGAGGGCATTTTCGTTTTTATGAAAAAGAAATGGATGCAATCTATCTAAATGAAATGGTAATGGAATCTTATTTAAGAAGGGCGATTGAATTAAATGAGTTAAAAGTTTATTATCAGCCACAAATCGATTTGCGCACTGGGCAAATCAGTAGTTTTGAAGCGTTATTACGGTGGAATAATAAGAAATTTGGTTTCATTTCTCCGGGACAATTTATTCCGATTGCAGAAAAATCAGGTATTATTCATAACATCGGAGAATGGGTTTTGGATAATGTTTGTCGGCAATTAAAAGAATGGCAAGACAAACGTTATCGAAAAGCAAGAATCGCGGTAAATATATCCCCTAAAGAGCTTAAAATGGAAGACTTTTCGAAAAAAGTGAAGCAGAAAATTGATGCATATGGAATTTCTCCATCTTTGTTAGAAGTTGAAATTACGGAAAACGCATTAGCAAATATGGAGGATACGATACAAACATTGAACAATCTAAAAAATATTGGTGTATCGATTTCTATCGATGATTTTGGAACAGGCTACTCATCCTTAAGTTATTTAAAACGATATCCGATTGATACAATTAAAATAGACCGTTCATTTATACAAGATATTGAATCAGATGAGAAAAATAAAGCGATTGCAACCACAATCATAAATCTTGCGCATAATCTCGGCATGGACGTTATCGCGGAAGGTGTTGAGAAAGATTTACAAGCTTCAATATTACTTAACGCTAATTGTCAAAAAGCGCAAGGATATTTATACAGTCGAGCAGTTTCTATAGATGAAATAAATGAAAAATACTTTTCAAAGCGCACTTGA
- a CDS encoding PotD/PotF family extracellular solute-binding protein, with protein MKDIVRGAIIILFISGILLFINMKLNEGGGRGNKNTITVYNWGEYIDPDLLKQFEEESGIKVIYETFDSNEGMMGKIEQGGTSYDISMPSEYMIEMMREKDLLIPLDYSKIPNVRHIDPYFLDLPFDPDNKYSLPYFWGTLGIAFNPTLLEGQTFESWDNLWDPSLKQRVVLVDSARETIGMGLNSLHYSLNSTDLDELHEATNKLKKLKPNVKAIIGDEVTQLMVNGEASIALTWSGQAADMMYENEDIDYIVPEEGSNLWFDNMVIPRTASNIDGAHAFINFMLDPEVAAQNADYVGYSTPNLSALDFMDAEVIEDERFYPDEETRNHLEVYRNLGLEMLGHYNELFLEFKMDRK; from the coding sequence ATGAAAGACATCGTACGCGGAGCAATCATTATCCTTTTTATTTCCGGGATTTTATTATTTATCAACATGAAACTCAATGAAGGCGGAGGTCGCGGAAATAAAAACACAATTACAGTTTATAACTGGGGAGAATATATTGATCCTGATTTATTAAAACAATTCGAGGAAGAATCCGGTATTAAAGTAATTTATGAAACATTCGACTCAAACGAAGGTATGATGGGTAAAATTGAGCAAGGTGGAACTTCTTATGATATCTCTATGCCTTCAGAATATATGATTGAAATGATGAGAGAAAAAGACTTATTAATTCCGTTAGATTACAGTAAAATACCGAATGTGAGGCATATTGACCCGTATTTTCTTGATTTACCCTTTGATCCTGACAACAAATACTCACTGCCATATTTTTGGGGGACACTTGGAATTGCTTTTAACCCTACATTGTTAGAGGGCCAAACGTTTGAAAGTTGGGATAATTTATGGGACCCTTCTTTGAAGCAACGAGTGGTTCTTGTGGACAGTGCACGAGAGACAATTGGGATGGGCTTAAACTCTTTGCATTATTCCTTAAACTCCACAGACCTAGATGAATTACATGAGGCGACAAATAAGCTAAAAAAACTAAAGCCGAATGTGAAGGCAATCATTGGCGATGAAGTCACCCAGTTGATGGTAAACGGTGAGGCGAGCATTGCACTTACTTGGTCGGGTCAAGCGGCTGATATGATGTATGAAAATGAAGATATCGATTACATCGTTCCCGAAGAAGGCTCTAATTTATGGTTTGACAATATGGTCATCCCACGGACGGCTTCGAATATTGATGGCGCGCATGCATTTATTAATTTCATGCTAGACCCAGAAGTTGCAGCTCAAAATGCAGACTACGTTGGTTATTCAACGCCAAATTTATCAGCACTCGATTTTATGGATGCTGAAGTAATTGAAGATGAACGTTTCTATCCTGATGAGGAAACGAGAAATCATCTAGAAGTCTATCGAAATTTAGGACTTGAAATGTTGGGTCATTATAATGAACTCTTTCTTGAATTTAAAATGGACAGGAAATAA
- a CDS encoding YkyB family protein codes for MNHHTQIRQLAIAVYTVNRHAKTAPNNKELYDLKKRALQKLLRTGEAKKLGLHFVDNPKFSKQHSTTLVQCLDFLFHMVPEKEDFRTLPHLGHQNHSSRNPQERMSLRVAKELLYDFIGTKPKNNHSKQRTPKPKTNRKMANSKDFRSSYLDG; via the coding sequence GTGAATCATCATACTCAAATTAGACAACTAGCAATTGCTGTATATACCGTGAATCGCCATGCAAAAACAGCGCCGAACAACAAAGAATTATATGATTTAAAAAAGAGGGCACTTCAAAAGCTTTTGCGTACTGGTGAAGCAAAAAAACTAGGCTTACACTTCGTAGATAATCCCAAATTTAGTAAACAACATTCAACTACATTAGTTCAGTGTCTTGATTTTCTCTTCCACATGGTTCCAGAAAAAGAAGATTTTAGAACACTTCCCCATCTCGGCCATCAAAATCACTCTTCACGCAACCCACAAGAACGCATGAGTCTACGTGTAGCTAAAGAATTATTGTACGATTTCATCGGCACGAAACCCAAAAATAATCACTCAAAACAAAGAACACCTAAACCAAAAACGAATAGGAAAATGGCTAACTCGAAAGACTTTCGCTCATCTTATTTAGACGGTTAA
- a CDS encoding chemotaxis protein CheW, protein MNLSEKEVGVQNIFEFVEFRVGVSHFGIRISQVREIIEPLPVTVIPHAPNFVKGIIQLRGDVLPLIDLKTIIGQTELETEMATNKYIVVEFGQMTAALEVSDVMQIDRINKREIEPANEVYVADELPVSGVIKRSNEIVLLVEFEEMIIGKVNA, encoded by the coding sequence ATGAACCTATCTGAAAAAGAAGTGGGAGTACAAAATATATTTGAGTTTGTTGAGTTTCGAGTTGGAGTGAGTCATTTCGGTATTCGAATATCCCAAGTACGAGAGATTATTGAGCCTTTACCAGTCACTGTAATTCCTCATGCACCAAATTTTGTTAAAGGGATTATTCAATTACGCGGAGATGTACTTCCTTTGATTGACTTGAAAACAATCATAGGCCAGACTGAGTTAGAAACTGAAATGGCCACTAATAAATATATTGTTGTCGAATTTGGACAAATGACAGCTGCATTAGAAGTCAGTGATGTGATGCAGATTGATCGAATTAATAAGCGAGAGATTGAACCTGCAAATGAAGTATACGTTGCGGATGAACTCCCTGTATCGGGCGTAATTAAACGAAGCAACGAGATCGTTTTACTCGTGGAATTTGAAGAGATGATTATAGGTAAGGTTAACGCATAA
- a CDS encoding MFS transporter: MASRSNNFALYILMFNMFITMSGIGLIIPIMPEYLGTFGVAGQALGFLIAFFSLSQFIFSPFAGDLSDKHGRKNLIIVGLLIFGLSQIAFVLSPYLWMLFVARFISGIGAAFLVPPMMAFVADITTLEERGRGMGLLGASMSLGFMIGPAIGGFLSKISLEFPFFFAAGAAITAAIISYFALPNPAPRVAEQTDKNKRENLFQQLKRSTKTSYFVMFIVMFVFSFGLANFQATISLYVDHKYAYTPSQIAVIITVGGFVGVIAQTFLINPLFKRFGEMRIVHVNLIIAALAMIGILFVNTFTTILLVSSIFFTATALLRPAVNTLVSKLAGSEQGFAAGMITAYMSLGNMIGPALAGILFDINISYPYIIGTFILIICFIIALSWSKRSAELLQQVGEQEGR, translated from the coding sequence ATGGCATCTCGTTCTAATAATTTTGCACTTTATATCCTAATGTTTAATATGTTTATTACAATGTCTGGTATTGGTCTGATTATCCCGATTATGCCCGAATATTTGGGGACATTTGGAGTTGCTGGGCAAGCTCTTGGATTTTTAATTGCCTTTTTCTCTTTATCGCAATTTATTTTTTCTCCATTCGCGGGCGATCTATCAGATAAACACGGACGTAAAAATTTAATCATTGTTGGACTGCTTATTTTCGGACTTTCTCAAATAGCATTTGTTTTATCACCTTATCTATGGATGTTATTTGTGGCCAGGTTCATCTCAGGAATCGGTGCAGCCTTTTTAGTGCCTCCAATGATGGCCTTTGTTGCTGACATTACAACACTAGAAGAACGTGGCAGGGGGATGGGACTTCTCGGCGCTTCGATGTCATTGGGCTTTATGATCGGTCCTGCAATAGGCGGATTTCTTTCTAAAATTAGTCTAGAATTTCCATTTTTCTTTGCAGCCGGCGCAGCGATAACGGCTGCTATTATTTCTTATTTTGCATTACCTAACCCTGCCCCGCGCGTTGCTGAACAAACGGATAAAAATAAGCGTGAAAACCTATTTCAACAACTCAAACGATCTACGAAGACTTCCTACTTCGTCATGTTCATCGTGATGTTTGTCTTTTCCTTTGGACTCGCTAACTTTCAGGCAACTATTTCCCTCTACGTTGACCATAAATATGCCTATACGCCTTCTCAAATTGCCGTCATCATTACAGTCGGTGGATTTGTTGGCGTAATTGCACAAACTTTTTTGATTAACCCGTTATTTAAAAGGTTTGGCGAGATGCGAATCGTACACGTTAACCTTATCATTGCTGCATTGGCAATGATTGGGATTTTATTCGTAAATACCTTTACAACCATTTTACTAGTCTCATCAATCTTCTTCACTGCCACCGCTCTATTACGTCCGGCAGTCAATACACTCGTCTCTAAATTAGCTGGTTCTGAACAAGGCTTTGCAGCTGGAATGATTACAGCCTATATGAGTTTAGGAAATATGATTGGCCCTGCGCTTGCAGGGATCTTATTTGATATAAATATTAGCTACCCTTATATTATCGGTACTTTTATTCTAATCATTTGCTTTATTATCGCCCTTTCATGGTCTAAACGAAGTGCAGAACTTCTTCAGCAAGTAGGAGAGCAAGAAGGCCGTTAA
- a CDS encoding ABC transporter permease codes for MVKLNKLPKIYLTTVFLILYAPIFYLIYYSFNSGGGMSNFESFTLEHYAAVFEDKRLIIILINTVVVALLSALISTAIGVLGALAITFTRNKSMRKAVLSLNNILIVSPDVIIGASFLILFTMIGIKLGFISVLISHIAFSIPIVVIMVLPKLQEMSPSLIDAAVDLGASKRDVLTRVIIPFIKPGIFAGFFLALTYSLDDFAVTFFVTGNGFSTLSVEIYSMARAGITLTINALSGLIFIITVALVIGYYAISRKTKSALVGVRK; via the coding sequence ATGGTAAAATTAAATAAACTCCCCAAAATTTATTTGACAACGGTATTTTTAATTTTGTATGCACCTATCTTTTATTTGATCTACTATTCGTTCAACTCAGGTGGCGGCATGTCGAACTTTGAATCATTTACGTTAGAACATTACGCTGCAGTTTTTGAAGATAAGCGGCTCATTATTATATTGATTAATACGGTCGTCGTCGCTCTCTTATCCGCACTTATTTCTACTGCGATTGGCGTACTCGGCGCGTTAGCAATCACGTTTACACGTAATAAATCCATGCGCAAAGCCGTTTTATCATTAAATAATATTTTAATTGTCAGTCCCGATGTGATTATCGGTGCCTCTTTTTTAATTTTGTTTACAATGATTGGGATTAAACTTGGGTTTATTTCTGTGTTAATTTCTCATATTGCGTTTAGTATTCCAATAGTGGTCATTATGGTCCTGCCAAAACTACAAGAAATGAGTCCATCATTAATTGATGCTGCCGTTGATTTAGGCGCATCAAAGCGAGACGTTTTAACACGGGTAATTATTCCATTTATTAAGCCTGGTATTTTTGCTGGTTTTTTCCTTGCACTTACGTACTCTTTAGATGATTTCGCGGTTACTTTTTTCGTTACTGGTAACGGTTTTTCAACGCTATCTGTTGAAATTTATTCAATGGCAAGAGCAGGCATTACGTTGACAATAAATGCTTTGTCTGGGCTCATTTTCATCATTACCGTTGCGTTAGTCATTGGTTACTACGCAATCAGTCGTAAAACGAAGTCTGCACTTGTAGGGGTGAGAAAATGA
- a CDS encoding ABC transporter permease, with amino-acid sequence MNNKLLRPIYSVPYASWLILFVIAPILLILYFSFFDITGNFTLNNYRNFFTSTYFTLTMSSFWYAFLITFFSLLFSYPTAYFLTKTKHKQLWLLLIIIPSWINLLLKTYAFIGLFGLYGPINAFFEVIGIGQKQLLFTDFSFVFVSVYIFIPFMILPIFNALDKLNPTLIDAARDLGANHWTTFTKVIWPLTINGVKSGIQVVFIPALSLFMITRLIAGNKVITLGTAIEQQFLVTQNWGMGSTIAVFLILFMFIIMLLTHGSERGTTTNGKIK; translated from the coding sequence ATGAACAATAAGCTATTAAGACCTATTTATTCCGTTCCTTACGCAAGCTGGCTTATTCTTTTTGTCATTGCACCCATTTTACTCATTTTGTATTTTTCATTTTTTGATATCACTGGTAACTTTACGTTGAATAATTATCGGAACTTTTTCACTTCAACGTACTTTACATTGACAATGAGTTCATTTTGGTATGCTTTTTTAATTACATTTTTCTCACTGCTTTTCTCTTATCCAACTGCTTACTTTTTAACAAAAACGAAACATAAACAACTTTGGTTACTGCTTATTATCATTCCTTCATGGATTAATTTACTGTTAAAAACGTACGCTTTTATTGGACTTTTTGGTTTATACGGACCGATCAACGCTTTCTTTGAAGTGATCGGTATCGGACAGAAACAATTACTGTTTACTGATTTTAGCTTTGTATTTGTGTCTGTTTACATTTTTATTCCATTTATGATTTTACCGATTTTTAATGCGCTTGATAAATTAAATCCAACTTTAATTGACGCAGCTCGCGATCTCGGTGCAAATCATTGGACGACATTCACAAAAGTCATTTGGCCTTTAACGATAAACGGGGTTAAGTCAGGCATTCAAGTTGTCTTTATCCCTGCCCTCTCCTTATTTATGATTACACGACTCATTGCGGGCAATAAAGTCATTACACTTGGAACTGCGATTGAACAACAATTTCTCGTTACCCAAAACTGGGGAATGGGATCAACAATCGCTGTGTTTCTCATATTATTTATGTTCATCATCATGTTGTTAACACATGGAAGCGAAAGGGGGACGACAACAAATGGTAAAATTAAATAA
- a CDS encoding LysR family transcriptional regulator, with translation MNEFEMIKALAEEGNMRKAAERLFLTQPALSQRLQTIEKDWGTRLFIRSQKGLEPTPAGELVIAYAKDAIVKREEVFEMISTLVDKIHGTLKIACASIVGQTWLPQILKEFVERYPNVQISLITGWSSEIVKALHEREAHIGIVRGRIDWKNMKQHLFRDQLYLVDREITAIEQLKETTRPFIQFKSDSNYHQEIQHWWQRHFAMEPSRQITVDQIETCKQLAINGIGYAILPSITLLGDEKVNKIPLLNSEEEFELTRDTWLIGYESSFELKQVAAFTEIVQTYAGKIQEMEVFNETLRT, from the coding sequence ATGAATGAATTTGAAATGATAAAGGCACTTGCTGAGGAAGGAAATATGCGTAAAGCGGCGGAAAGATTATTTTTAACACAACCAGCTTTATCGCAACGACTACAAACGATTGAGAAAGACTGGGGAACACGTTTGTTTATTCGGTCACAAAAAGGATTAGAACCTACGCCTGCGGGGGAATTGGTCATCGCCTATGCGAAAGATGCGATTGTCAAGAGAGAAGAAGTTTTTGAAATGATATCCACTTTGGTTGATAAAATACATGGAACATTAAAAATTGCTTGTGCTTCCATCGTCGGTCAAACTTGGTTACCTCAAATTTTAAAGGAATTTGTAGAACGTTATCCAAATGTACAAATATCGCTTATTACAGGATGGAGTTCAGAAATTGTCAAAGCGTTACATGAAAGAGAAGCGCATATTGGGATTGTACGTGGAAGGATAGATTGGAAGAATATGAAACAACATCTATTTCGCGATCAGCTCTATTTAGTGGATCGGGAGATTACAGCAATTGAACAATTAAAAGAAACAACTAGACCGTTCATTCAATTTAAAAGTGACTCCAATTACCATCAAGAAATTCAACATTGGTGGCAACGACATTTTGCGATGGAACCTTCACGCCAAATTACTGTGGACCAAATCGAAACTTGTAAACAGCTTGCGATAAACGGCATAGGCTATGCCATTTTACCTTCGATTACATTGTTAGGTGATGAAAAGGTAAATAAAATTCCATTATTAAATAGTGAAGAAGAATTTGAACTCACACGAGATACGTGGTTAATTGGATATGAATCAAGCTTTGAGTTAAAACAAGTTGCGGCTTTCACAGAAATTGTCCAAACATATGCAGGGAAAATTCAGGAGATGGAAGTTTTTAATGAAACTCTTCGAACGTAA